One window of Nostoc sp. C052 genomic DNA carries:
- a CDS encoding ribonuclease D yields MPYLTSASQIRAIVAEYTNAKILWIDTEVADYKSRNPRLSLIQVLDNPQDMSGDRVYLLDVLDQPDIIAEFIEEIMINSAIEKVFHNASYDLKLLGNKKAKNITCTLEMAKKIPYYLLPLPNYQLKTIATALCSFNNIDKQEQTSDWGKRPLTEEQIEYAYLDCIYLAQIHLNLLRLQAQASPEPATEDLISLSTKYSQVEQQWKLLNSEFEHLQERIKKAMQAQNISETYDYKLTSYERTTIKATFTELARLAQTQGINLDFPITLTQKLQKDLGQNLEQLSVDIDKNTSWRLIPKTQQSETEDD; encoded by the coding sequence ATGCCCTACCTTACTTCCGCCAGCCAAATTCGTGCTATTGTCGCTGAATATACCAATGCTAAAATTCTGTGGATAGATACAGAAGTAGCTGACTATAAAAGTCGTAATCCCCGACTGTCACTGATTCAGGTATTAGATAATCCTCAAGATATGAGTGGCGATCGCGTCTATCTTTTAGATGTCTTAGATCAGCCTGATATTATAGCTGAATTTATTGAAGAAATTATGATAAATTCTGCTATTGAAAAAGTTTTTCACAACGCCAGTTACGATCTAAAGCTTCTCGGTAACAAGAAAGCCAAAAATATTACTTGCACTTTGGAAATGGCAAAAAAAATTCCCTATTATCTGTTACCATTACCCAACTACCAACTCAAGACTATAGCTACAGCACTTTGTAGCTTTAACAATATCGATAAACAAGAACAAACAAGCGATTGGGGAAAACGCCCCCTAACTGAAGAACAAATAGAGTATGCTTACTTAGATTGTATTTATCTTGCTCAAATTCACTTAAACTTGTTACGATTACAAGCCCAAGCCAGCCCCGAACCCGCAACGGAAGACTTAATATCACTAAGTACCAAATACTCACAAGTTGAGCAGCAATGGAAGTTGTTGAATTCAGAATTTGAGCATTTGCAAGAACGTATAAAAAAAGCTATGCAGGCTCAGAATATATCTGAAACTTATGATTACAAGCTGACTAGTTATGAGCGCACTACAATCAAAGCTACATTTACCGAATTGGCAAGGCTAGCACAAACTCAAGGTATTAATTTAGATTTTCCAATTACACTAACTCAGAAACTTCAAAAAGATTTAGGGCAAAATCTGGAACAATTGTCTGTAGATATTGACAAAAATACCTCTTGGCGGCTAATTCCCAAAACTCAACAGAGTGAAACTGAGGATGATTAA
- a CDS encoding BON domain-containing protein — protein sequence MKKLIPLLVSSILVVGTFGCQEAPKTGSETPSTTNEAAQAPAKPASQTNQTTDKTTAKIPATQTTPLVASAGTKVKTNAEKTAVTKTKGDLKTEVSQKLNKGLPGNKLQVENKEGEIILKGTATSAEELKKAETLAKEVQGVKTVKVEAKVETVKKP from the coding sequence ATGAAAAAGCTAATTCCATTACTAGTTAGTAGCATTTTGGTAGTTGGTACTTTTGGCTGTCAAGAGGCTCCTAAAACTGGTTCGGAAACTCCTAGCACTACTAATGAAGCCGCTCAAGCACCAGCAAAACCAGCTTCTCAGACAAATCAAACTACGGATAAAACTACTGCCAAAATTCCAGCAACACAAACCACTCCTTTAGTAGCTAGTGCAGGCACTAAAGTTAAAACCAATGCTGAAAAAACCGCAGTAACAAAAACCAAAGGCGACTTAAAAACCGAAGTTAGTCAAAAGTTGAACAAAGGTTTACCAGGTAATAAATTACAAGTTGAAAATAAAGAGGGTGAAATTATCCTCAAAGGCACAGCAACTTCTGCTGAAGAACTCAAGAAAGCTGAAACCTTGGCTAAAGAAGTTCAAGGTGTGAAGACAGTGAAGGTAGAAGCAAAAGTTGAAACTGTGAAAAAGCCATAA
- a CDS encoding IS630 family transposase (programmed frameshift): MGARLRVFLSYEQDKTLLNLRTADVPQKVKDRAEVIRLNAHGWYVEKIAAHFNWTPQTVREILHKWRKLDLEGLWDNPGRGGKTKYSEEDIVFLEECLKEEPRTYNSRQLAQKLERDRSIKLSPDRLRRVLKKGVIWKRVRKSHKGKQDPKVQEIKQADLDMLELSAASGEIDLKYLDESGFCAWSEPGYTYYFRGEQKRLEQSKRRGRRLSIIGFFQPIISFVYGLVIGGVDRKSYIQMMEQEAESAQKIGRIRVIVQDNGPIHRCLQVQQLWSKWEQMGLYIFFLPKYCSEMNPIELEWQHLKKDELAGRMFDDELDLAYAVIDGVQARGERGNYRTQRIKFNSNLSG; encoded by the exons ATGGGCGCTCGTCTAAGGGTGTTCCTAAGCTATGAGCAAGATAAAACCCTGTTAAACCTAAGAACTGCGGATGTACCACAGAAAGTTAAAGACCGAGCAGAGGTCATTAGACTAAATGCACATGGCTGGTACGTAGAAAAAATAGCTGCTCATTTCAATTGGACTCCTCAAACGGTAAGAGAAATCTTACATAAATGGCGAAAACTTGATTTAGAAGGGCTTTGGGATAACCCAGGTAGAGGAGGCAAAACCAAGTATAGCGAAGAGGATATAGTATTTTTGGAGGAATGTCTCAAAGAAGAGCCACGTACATATAACAGTCGTCAACTAGCTCAAAAATTAGAGAGAGATCGCTCTATTAAACTGAGTCCCGACAGATTAAGACGGGTACTC AAAAAGGGGGTTATTTGGAAACGAGTCAGAAAGAGCCACAAAGGGAAACAAGACCCAAAAGTCCAAGAAATAAAGCAAGCAGACCTAGATATGTTAGAACTGTCTGCTGCTAGTGGAGAAATAGACTTGAAGTATTTGGATGAATCAGGGTTTTGTGCATGGAGCGAACCGGGTTACACCTATTACTTCCGAGGTGAGCAAAAACGACTAGAACAAAGTAAACGTCGTGGTCGTAGATTAAGCATTATTGGATTTTTTCAACCAATAATCAGCTTTGTTTACGGTTTGGTTATTGGTGGTGTTGACAGAAAATCTTATATCCAGATGATGGAGCAAGAAGCGGAGTCAGCCCAAAAGATCGGGCGCATCAGAGTAATAGTGCAGGACAACGGGCCGATACATCGATGTCTTCAGGTGCAGCAGTTATGGTCAAAGTGGGAACAGATGGGTTTATACATCTTCTTTTTGCCCAAATATTGCTCCGAAATGAATCCGATTGAATTGGAATGGCAACACCTTAAAAAGGATGAACTAGCAGGACGAATGTTTGATGATGAGTTGGATCTTGCTTACGCAGTAATAGATGGTGTTCAAGCTAGAGGAGAAAGAGGAAATTATAGGACACAACGTATTAAATTTAACTCTAATCTCTCTGGTTAA
- the smc gene encoding chromosome segregation protein SMC codes for MVHIKRVELTNFKSFGGTTSVPLLPGCTVISGPNGSGKSNILDALLFCLGLSSSKGMRADRLPDLVNNTQTAKGRASIEASVTVTFDLSDEISYKDAKAQRKEIEEVEEVEEVGEENPKSKIQNPKSAEWSVTRRLRVTHQGTYTSNYYINGEACTLTELHGELSNLRVYPEGYNVVLQGDVTSIISMNARERREIIDELAGVAAFDRKIVQAKSTLDEVKEKEDSCRIIETELTAQRDRLSQDRAKAEKYQKLRTEFLAKQSWEAVLSWRSLQAQQEKLVHEIQTGDRNFTELTTQLTNLNSEIVQKTAELEQLNAHVKALGEEELLAVQSTLATQEAERKQLQRQLTELQTAFQETAKRLTQTQQEIQKHRHSLEEIAETHIVETRFIVSSQHQRNEAQQALETSREAAAEIASASEAWVQQQTAFNRQIEALLHTLEPQRTEQAQLRERNNQLQQLIQEQTQLIERDEPLLAEKQTECNQVETEFNASSEPIQNLAQNLSATEQELQIQQETQKRLLFEQREKQRQLDKIEAQAQAQQEVQGTQASKVILQSGIPGLCGLVVQLGKVEPRHQLALEMAAGGRLGHIVVEDDSIAAAGIELLKQKRAGRATFLPLNKIHAPKFTQDATLRFASGFVNYAVNLVDCDRRYKDVFSYVFGNTVVFANLEAARKNLGLYRIVTLDGELLETSGAMTGGSNTQRSSLRFGNVEAAESDEAIALKTRLVDIERVLERCTEAIATLSTKTKKLTQELTESRQARREQQLQLEQLQKDIKNLTTQLEGTRSQLAQNSQKLATAQSRLEILERELPGQENELQQLRHALAELEASQTPSEWQQIQATIKIQEQQLQQRETALREAEQRLKNLENQQQRLQEKIQEGEERISQYHHQQEAQQNQLNTLSTQHSALSTLITQTRLSLSEMEQNLGEEKQKRDATELEVRSHLLRQQQLEWEIQKLQETQEKRREELIALQTQLRDVGAELPNPLPEVPDQVDLEELQKELRSLTKRLQAMEPVNMLALEEYERTQNRLQELTQKLETLEGERTELLLRIENFTTLRQLAFKEAFDAVNENFQSIFAILSDGDGFLQLENPEDPFSSGLNLVAHPKGKPVQRLASMSGGEKSLTALSFIFALQRYRPSPFYAFDEVDMFLDGANVERLARMIKQQSQQAQFIVVSLRRPMIESAERTIGVTQARGAYTQVLGIKLQSSNTSA; via the coding sequence ATGGTGCATATCAAGCGCGTGGAACTTACCAACTTCAAATCCTTCGGTGGCACTACTTCAGTCCCTTTGCTACCGGGGTGTACTGTCATATCTGGGCCAAATGGTTCGGGTAAGTCAAATATTTTAGATGCACTGCTATTTTGCCTCGGACTCTCCAGTTCTAAGGGAATGCGAGCCGATCGCCTCCCAGATTTGGTAAATAATACTCAAACAGCTAAAGGACGCGCTTCTATTGAGGCTAGCGTCACTGTAACGTTTGATTTGTCGGATGAAATCTCATACAAAGACGCAAAGGCGCAAAGGAAGGAAATAGAGGAGGTAGAGGAGGTAGAGGAAGTAGGGGAAGAAAATCCAAAATCCAAAATCCAAAATCCAAAATCGGCAGAGTGGAGTGTTACTAGAAGGCTAAGAGTTACTCACCAAGGGACTTACACCTCGAATTACTATATCAATGGTGAAGCTTGCACATTGACAGAATTGCATGGGGAATTAAGTAACCTGCGGGTTTATCCCGAAGGCTACAACGTTGTGCTGCAAGGGGATGTCACCAGCATTATCTCAATGAATGCGCGGGAACGACGGGAAATTATTGATGAATTGGCTGGGGTGGCGGCGTTCGATCGCAAAATTGTCCAAGCCAAATCAACTTTAGATGAGGTGAAGGAAAAGGAAGATAGCTGTCGGATTATTGAAACAGAATTAACTGCACAACGCGATCGCCTTTCTCAAGATAGGGCGAAAGCTGAGAAATATCAAAAACTCCGCACGGAATTTCTCGCGAAACAATCTTGGGAAGCTGTTTTATCATGGCGATCGCTACAAGCGCAACAAGAAAAGTTAGTTCACGAAATTCAAACAGGCGATCGCAATTTCACTGAACTCACTACCCAACTCACAAACCTAAATTCCGAAATCGTTCAAAAAACTGCTGAACTTGAACAACTCAACGCCCATGTAAAAGCCTTGGGAGAAGAAGAACTTTTGGCGGTACAATCTACCCTTGCCACCCAAGAAGCAGAACGTAAGCAACTCCAGCGTCAGCTAACCGAATTACAAACAGCTTTCCAAGAAACTGCCAAACGTCTAACTCAGACTCAGCAAGAAATTCAAAAACACCGCCATTCCCTAGAAGAAATTGCCGAAACACACATTGTAGAGACGCGATTCATCGTGTCTTCCCAGCACCAAAGAAATGAAGCACAGCAAGCCTTAGAAACCTCCCGCGAAGCCGCCGCAGAAATCGCCTCAGCTTCGGAAGCGTGGGTACAGCAACAAACGGCATTCAACCGTCAAATTGAAGCTTTGCTGCACACCCTAGAACCGCAACGCACGGAACAAGCACAACTCAGGGAACGCAATAATCAGTTACAGCAGCTTATCCAAGAGCAAACTCAGTTAATTGAACGCGACGAACCGCTGTTAGCAGAAAAACAAACTGAGTGTAATCAAGTTGAAACGGAATTTAACGCCTCTAGCGAACCCATCCAAAATTTAGCTCAAAATCTCTCAGCCACAGAACAAGAACTGCAAATCCAACAGGAAACCCAAAAACGGTTACTTTTTGAACAACGCGAAAAACAACGCCAGTTGGATAAAATCGAGGCGCAAGCGCAAGCACAGCAAGAAGTTCAAGGAACTCAAGCGAGTAAAGTCATTTTACAATCGGGCATACCTGGACTTTGTGGCTTAGTTGTGCAGTTAGGAAAAGTGGAACCTCGCCATCAGCTAGCTTTGGAAATGGCTGCTGGGGGACGCTTGGGACATATCGTGGTGGAAGATGACAGCATCGCCGCCGCCGGGATTGAATTGCTCAAACAGAAACGTGCAGGGAGAGCGACTTTTTTACCACTCAATAAAATTCACGCTCCCAAATTTACTCAAGATGCAACACTGCGTTTTGCTAGCGGTTTCGTTAACTATGCTGTTAACTTAGTTGATTGCGATCGCCGTTACAAAGATGTCTTCAGCTATGTTTTCGGTAACACGGTAGTTTTTGCCAACCTGGAAGCGGCGCGGAAAAATTTAGGACTGTATCGCATCGTTACCTTAGACGGAGAACTTCTGGAAACTAGCGGTGCAATGACTGGTGGTAGTAACACCCAGCGTTCGTCCTTGCGGTTTGGCAATGTGGAAGCGGCGGAATCTGATGAAGCGATCGCTTTAAAAACTCGCTTAGTGGACATTGAACGGGTTTTAGAGCGTTGTACAGAAGCGATCGCAACTTTGTCAACCAAAACCAAAAAACTCACCCAGGAACTCACAGAATCGCGTCAGGCGCGGCGCGAACAACAGTTGCAATTGGAACAGTTACAGAAGGATATTAAGAATTTAACAACGCAATTAGAGGGGACGCGATCGCAACTCGCCCAAAACAGCCAAAAGTTAGCCACTGCTCAATCCCGATTAGAAATTTTAGAGCGGGAATTACCGGGACAAGAAAATGAGTTGCAACAATTGCGACACGCCTTAGCAGAGCTAGAAGCATCCCAAACTCCCAGTGAATGGCAACAAATCCAGGCAACCATTAAAATTCAAGAGCAACAATTGCAACAACGTGAAACAGCGTTACGGGAAGCGGAACAAAGATTAAAAAATTTAGAAAATCAGCAACAACGTTTGCAAGAAAAAATCCAAGAAGGGGAGGAGCGAATTAGCCAATATCATCACCAACAAGAGGCGCAACAAAATCAACTAAATACCCTCAGCACTCAGCACTCAGCACTCAGCACTCTCATCACCCAAACCCGTTTATCGTTGAGTGAAATGGAGCAGAATTTGGGCGAAGAGAAACAAAAACGCGACGCTACAGAACTAGAAGTGCGATCGCATCTTTTGCGTCAACAACAATTGGAATGGGAAATCCAAAAACTCCAAGAAACTCAAGAGAAACGGCGCGAGGAACTAATTGCACTGCAAACTCAATTGCGGGATGTGGGAGCAGAATTACCAAATCCACTGCCGGAAGTTCCAGATCAGGTAGATTTAGAAGAATTGCAGAAAGAATTGCGATCGCTTACCAAACGCTTACAGGCAATGGAACCCGTCAATATGCTGGCGTTAGAAGAATACGAACGCACTCAAAACCGTCTCCAAGAACTCACGCAAAAATTAGAGACACTAGAAGGGGAACGCACCGAACTACTTTTACGGATCGAAAACTTTACCACATTGCGGCAACTTGCCTTTAAAGAAGCTTTCGATGCCGTTAATGAAAACTTTCAATCAATTTTTGCCATTCTTTCCGACGGCGACGGCTTCTTGCAACTCGAAAATCCCGAAGATCCCTTTAGCAGTGGACTGAATTTAGTCGCACACCCCAAAGGTAAACCTGTACAGCGCCTAGCATCAATGTCTGGGGGAGAAAAATCACTCACAGCCCTGAGCTTTATCTTTGCCCTGCAACGCTACCGCCCATCGCCATTTTACGCCTTTGACGAAGTAGATATGTTTCTAGATGGGGCAAATGTAGAGCGATTAGCTAGAATGATTAAACAACAGTCACAACAAGCGCAATTTATAGTTGTGAGTTTGCGTCGTCCGATGATAGAATCAGCCGAACGCACAATTGGCGTTACTCAAGCACGAGGAGCTTACACTCAAGTTTTGGGGATTAAGTTACAATCATCCAATACATCTGCTTGA
- a CDS encoding PRC-barrel domain-containing protein, which produces MTSEQIIRRSDILNTQVITRDNGKRLGIISQVWVDIDQREVVALGLRDSLISISGIPRYMYLNNISQIGDVILVDNEDVIEDIEVESLSNLINWEVITETGEVLGKVRGFKFNGETGKLESIVIASLGLPQIPDQFVSTYEFSVDEIVSTGPNRLIVFEGAEERVNQLTVGLLERLGIGKAPWERDAEEEYGYTPPRTIAPPNQLPSGVPLQPPRQKVRAPEPVAREEEWNEDYVEEERPQRQVMKARQYESIQYEEDEEEDNWSEATGNDRYQQPQPLKYEAQPYSKPYVDEYDDYDDVDGDAWEDAPKPVNIPKKVKERQPEYEEEGGY; this is translated from the coding sequence ATGACCTCCGAACAGATAATTAGGCGTTCCGACATATTAAATACCCAGGTGATTACCCGCGACAACGGCAAGCGGCTAGGCATCATCAGTCAAGTCTGGGTAGATATCGATCAAAGAGAGGTTGTGGCTCTTGGTTTGCGAGACAGCCTGATCTCCATTTCGGGCATACCGCGCTATATGTACCTCAACAACATCAGCCAGATTGGCGATGTCATCCTGGTTGATAACGAAGATGTCATTGAAGATATCGAAGTTGAATCTCTCAGTAATCTGATTAACTGGGAAGTAATTACAGAAACAGGTGAAGTACTAGGCAAAGTTCGAGGCTTCAAATTCAACGGCGAAACCGGGAAGCTTGAATCTATAGTTATTGCTTCTTTAGGATTGCCCCAAATTCCCGATCAATTTGTGAGTACTTATGAGTTCTCAGTAGATGAAATTGTCAGCACTGGCCCCAATCGGTTGATTGTGTTTGAGGGAGCCGAAGAACGGGTAAATCAGTTGACAGTTGGTTTACTAGAGCGCTTGGGTATCGGTAAAGCGCCGTGGGAACGGGATGCAGAAGAAGAATACGGCTATACTCCACCACGTACAATTGCACCACCCAATCAACTGCCTAGTGGAGTGCCATTGCAGCCACCCAGGCAAAAAGTTCGCGCTCCCGAACCCGTAGCGCGGGAAGAAGAATGGAATGAAGACTATGTGGAAGAGGAAAGGCCACAGCGTCAGGTAATGAAGGCGCGGCAGTATGAGTCTATTCAATACGAAGAAGACGAGGAAGAAGATAACTGGAGCGAAGCAACGGGCAACGACAGGTATCAACAACCGCAGCCGTTAAAGTATGAAGCCCAGCCCTATAGCAAGCCTTACGTTGACGAATACGATGATTATGACGACGTAGACGGCGATGCTTGGGAAGATGCACCGAAGCCTGTGAATATTCCCAAGAAAGTTAAGGAAAGGCAGCCAGAATACGAAGAAGAAGGCGGATATTAA
- a CDS encoding ABC transporter ATP-binding protein, producing the protein MKTRSNYWLLLPYIRLQWQTITKGLIGILGYVLATLVLINVAGKLAIPFAQGNVVAIAQITGSCALVFLVRGLFQSIQDMYMAKAALRVAFHLRQQVYAHLQKLNLSYFETAKAGDLSYRLTEDVDRVGEVVNKVFHDFIPCILQLVAIPIYMIYLNWQLTLATVIVAPLMGILVGWFGERLRKYSLKSQNRVSGLSAILSEVFNGIRLVQAFAAENYEIARFGHEAERSLKAKYSAERLKAIQIPIIGFLEALSALSLLIVGAWQISQGNLTVANFFSYLAAAALLIDPIGHTTNNYNEFKQGEASVDRVFELMAIQPTVIEKTNAIALPPVKGKVEYRHISFAYKPGEPVLKDISLLVSPGEAIALVGASGAGKTTFVNLLPRFYDPEVGQIFIDGVDIRDVKLHSLRRQIGIVPQETIMFSGTIAQNIAFGQDIFDIKAVKEAAKIANAHEFISQLPEGYKTWVGERGVNLSGGQRQRIAIARAVLLNPQILILDEATSALDSESEALVQEALERLMEKRTVFIIAHRLSTVRRCDRILVLEQGQIVESGTHEELLALEHRYARFYAQQFS; encoded by the coding sequence TTGAAAACCCGTTCTAATTACTGGCTACTACTGCCTTATATCCGACTCCAGTGGCAAACCATCACCAAGGGACTTATTGGCATCTTAGGATACGTGCTGGCGACATTAGTGTTGATTAATGTCGCCGGGAAGTTGGCAATTCCCTTTGCCCAAGGTAATGTAGTAGCGATCGCTCAAATAACTGGTAGTTGTGCCTTAGTATTTCTTGTCAGAGGCTTGTTTCAGTCTATACAAGATATGTATATGGCGAAAGCGGCTTTGCGAGTTGCTTTTCATCTCCGCCAACAAGTCTACGCCCATCTGCAAAAGCTAAATCTCAGCTATTTTGAAACTGCAAAAGCTGGTGATTTATCTTACCGTCTCACTGAAGATGTCGACCGAGTTGGCGAAGTGGTAAATAAAGTCTTTCACGACTTTATTCCCTGCATTTTGCAGTTGGTGGCAATTCCGATTTACATGATTTACCTAAATTGGCAACTGACACTCGCAACAGTCATAGTTGCGCCGCTGATGGGCATTTTAGTCGGCTGGTTTGGGGAACGGTTACGCAAGTATTCTTTAAAAAGTCAAAATCGGGTATCGGGTTTATCAGCCATACTCTCAGAAGTTTTCAACGGTATTCGTTTGGTACAGGCTTTTGCTGCCGAAAATTACGAAATCGCCCGCTTTGGACATGAAGCAGAGCGTAGTCTGAAAGCCAAATACTCAGCTGAACGCCTGAAAGCAATTCAGATTCCGATCATCGGGTTTCTAGAAGCCTTAAGTGCGTTATCGTTACTGATTGTGGGAGCATGGCAAATTTCCCAAGGTAACTTGACAGTGGCGAATTTTTTCAGTTATCTGGCGGCGGCGGCGCTGTTAATTGATCCCATTGGCCATACTACTAACAACTACAACGAATTTAAGCAGGGTGAAGCATCTGTTGATCGCGTTTTTGAATTGATGGCAATTCAACCGACGGTGATTGAAAAGACAAATGCGATCGCTCTCCCCCCAGTCAAAGGCAAGGTAGAATATCGTCATATTTCCTTTGCCTATAAACCAGGTGAACCTGTATTAAAAGATATTAGCTTATTGGTATCACCAGGTGAAGCGATCGCACTTGTGGGTGCTTCTGGTGCTGGTAAAACCACATTTGTGAATCTCCTCCCGCGTTTTTACGACCCCGAAGTTGGTCAAATCTTCATTGACGGTGTTGATATTCGGGATGTCAAGCTGCATAGTCTGCGGCGACAAATTGGGATTGTTCCTCAAGAAACTATTATGTTTTCGGGGACAATTGCCCAAAATATTGCCTTTGGACAAGATATTTTTGACATCAAAGCAGTTAAAGAGGCGGCAAAAATTGCTAATGCCCATGAGTTTATTAGCCAACTACCAGAGGGTTATAAGACTTGGGTAGGCGAACGTGGGGTAAACTTATCAGGTGGACAGAGACAAAGAATTGCGATCGCTCGTGCTGTTCTGCTTAATCCCCAAATCTTGATTCTTGATGAGGCGACATCAGCGTTAGATTCTGAGTCAGAAGCGCTGGTACAGGAAGCGCTGGAAAGATTGATGGAAAAACGGACAGTGTTTATTATTGCTCATCGTTTATCGACCGTGAGAAGGTGCGATCGTATTTTAGTTCTCGAACAAGGACAAATTGTCGAATCGGGAACCCATGAAGAATTATTAGCCCTAGAGCATCGCTATGCGCGGTTTTATGCCCAGCAGTTTAGCTAG
- a CDS encoding 4-oxalocrotonate tautomerase family protein, whose translation MPLVNVKLIEGVFTSAQKQEMIRKLTDTMVSIEGENLRPVTWVVIEEVKSGDWGVGGATLTTDDVQALAAGKSKINA comes from the coding sequence ATGCCATTAGTGAATGTAAAATTGATCGAAGGCGTTTTCACGTCAGCCCAAAAGCAGGAGATGATCCGCAAGCTAACTGACACGATGGTGTCGATCGAAGGCGAGAACCTGCGTCCAGTGACGTGGGTTGTGATCGAAGAGGTCAAGAGCGGTGACTGGGGAGTGGGTGGCGCGACTCTCACCACCGATGATGTGCAGGCGCTTGCGGCTGGCAAGTCCAAAATTAACGCCTAA